The window ataattaagaaaaagaattcgATGAAAGAAACTGCAATAATCATTTGTTAGTACTTGtttgaaaaggaataaaaatatttaatttttcccttaattAGAAACCTATTAAACAGAtctgtaaacaattaaaaaaattgtgtttatttttattaatgatgtaatttaatttttgtcattattatttggTAATTAAGCTCATTTTAAGGCGATTTAAGTAGGAAAATGCATAGTACTCGAATATTTTTACGGTAtaccgtatatttttttattgtaaccatGTACGGTTACTTTTTACTGTTTAGgttaaggttaggttaggttaggtttaaGGTTACTTACTGTTTAGGTTACTTTTTACtcttttacgttaaaattaaatgttcCTATCAGTTACccaatttatagttttatttcttaacttgagattattattattgttatattattacttgaatttgaaaaaattggaataactcgttgtgttaatatttttttaactggctTAGATATCCCGTTTAAGTATGGTTATTGTCATTCTAATTAATTGATTCTTCATGGTATTCACGATTGGTGATATCAATTTTAATACCTGGTAAATCCTTAAATAGTTATATCGATATTTCAcgataaaattatggtttttcgatcttttgaattattatttttcgtggtaatgttacttttataataaaggtTGATAGTatccaagatttatttttaaaatcgataaatattttCGTTACCTAGtactctattaatttttatacaatgaaagattttttatgttgtctttttagaatttaacaaataaacagttttttattttagatatataaaataaattataaattcatacgtaaaacttatttacgtttattttaatgtaggtaacttaattatacagtaattcggttttaaaagtgataatagattaataatatataatttaaactggAAAGCAGTTATAAAACaatgtgaaatatattaaataaactttacatattcaaattttgatttaatgataaccacttaatatttcatttaaattattaaaatattttttatcggctAACTTTTAACATAAGTATACGTTTCAGAAAATATctgattttcaataaaagaatatCTGTGAAAAACCAAACGGAAAAgcgagagagatagagatagaggcAAACTTACCTGCCGTGAATCTGAatctaataactttttaataatagtttttattagattttttacaaagaatttaaaaaaaagagaataaaaattacagtgtaaatgaagaagaaatttaaaatgaaatattttccataatttatttttcatggtgTTATTTTTGGTGGGCGGGATCTTGAAATAAAGTACTCGTAAGGAGTAATGTTGACGTGGAAACGCGTACAAACTACCAACCGGTGTAATGCATCGGTTTCCACAGCTACCGTCACCAATCACTATTATTCTCCTACAAGATCCCGCCTTTCCAGATAATACTATAGACTCtaacaaagaattaaaagagGCAGTGGAATAAAAATATGACATAAGGAATACTTTCTtgggaatttaaattattttacatcccTAGTACCAACACCTTGGTTAAATTATTCATCCTTTTTCTAAAAATGAGCAACATTGATTTTTTCTCCACCAGGACCTTATACTaatgctattattttatttttaattataatttcagtaataatcgTAAGAATTAGAACCACTACTACCACTTGATGTTGACGGTGAAGAAGGAGAATATACCGGcggtttataattaattgtagctTGAAAACCATTTTTCGGATCGGACGTATACGAAACGATTCTTAACGATCCGTCTGGTTCCACTACACTATATTCACCTTTTACTACATCACCTTCACGTGTTTCACGATGGTTTTGTGTGTTACCTGATGCAGCATCGTCGACACCGTAAGCAAAAGAGTAATCAGGTTTAgcctagaacaaaaaaaaaaaaatacgatgtagatttaatttaaattcttcacaacaaaaatctttattcaaAATCCTCATTCTCAAGTTATTTAGCTTTTATAATATTGCattactcttttattattttaatttttacgttggCATTAATTTAATTGTGCAGAAACATAAATATAGAACGAAATGTGTTGCGAACGTCTAAATCCTACGAGTGTTTCTACATTGTACTTCTACGTTGAAAATCGTTTCAACTTGTGTGATATTCCTGACTTAATTTCTgataaatcaaaattcattttggtataatgttattattaaatgtacaaatttttaaatcttattgtgGTACACGGTTGCTACTGTTTTTATCTGATTATTGCAAAGccaaaaatctgatatgaacaccacatgacttcctttttcctattaaattacatatacacattttttttttaaatgaaaagtacgtaaaattctatttcattaataacttctgatatttttttatgtaatttttttattgttattattgaattattaaacttttaggataaaataaaaaaattattaaattacaataaattttatcgtaaaagttttttttttagaatcagaggttaataattattaacctctgataaatCAAtcggttgatttaaaaaaattaaaaaaaaattaaaaaagaaaaaggatatgatgtctgattcgaaccgatgtgctttcccctcttaaaaatcaaatatttcattaattagaatttcctTTGGCTAcagctctggaaccaataaataagtaccaattatgatatatcgttgaatagctctcaattaaggcttattactgcagttaataaaaagtccaaaatccaatttgttttggattttgagcttctttggacacttttggttcagtcgattgcaatcaaaaggggaagtgcacaactagatgttacaacagtcctacatccaaaatttcaacatcctacggttaatcgtttttttaagttatgcgagatacatacgtacgtacatagacatcacgccgaaactaatcaaaatggattcagggatggtcaaaatagaaatttctattgaaatctgaaaacttaaatttttcctgatcgcaatactttctttacctTGTACAAGTAGTAAAAAAGATGGGTAATGATTTTCGCGTgtcagtatgtatgtatgtatatatatatatatacttgttggATTTCATTAGCTACACTCTGAAGCTCAAACGGCTTTTTCCAAATAAGATATCATTAGTTATGTCTTGTCACTACGGTTGATAAAGGGTAGGTGACTTCGCGAAATTATTAATATGGCAGATGCTGCCATTATAATATCggactcaaaaatattttcttttcaaataccaGCAACATATACATGAAACaatattacacatataataataattatttccataTGGCGGTTAAACTGTCACAATGTTGGACTTACGGTACGGTCTAGTTTAACCTACTACTTATAAATTCTAGTATATATAcagtttttagttaaaaagtagcaaatttttcagttaaaattttccaCCTCTACCGCGTCCTAGACCGATCGACCGCTTGACTCGTCCGTCGTTCCAAGAAACGACTTTCaccgaatgaaaattttcatcaaatcgaGCTTTCATCAAATGAAAGCTCTTTGGAAGataattccaaaaataatgaaaattaattaataagtaataaatgaaatatgtaaataattatgaaatcgGTAACAAATGCGACGCAGTGCGGCGAGAATGGTACAACGTACaaacaataatgtttataaacattattataataaaaagcttattaggcgttaaaaacaattttaaatagtaagTTGTATTTAATGTAACTACTTCCG of the Lycorma delicatula isolate Av1 chromosome 10, ASM4794821v1, whole genome shotgun sequence genome contains:
- the LOC142330876 gene encoding cuticle protein 8-like, yielding MTTIKVFQVEKYKWQVLLFCFIILCKSLTQGYQYKTFIGPVSGAIKEVIVPYYSANHPLSYLKSRDYVAKPDYSFAYGVDDAASGNTQNHRETREGDVVKGEYSVVEPDGSLRIVSYTSDPKNGFQATINYKPPVYSPSSPSTSSGSSGSNSYDYY